From a region of the Sesamum indicum cultivar Zhongzhi No. 13 linkage group LG3, S_indicum_v1.0, whole genome shotgun sequence genome:
- the LOC105156870 gene encoding reticuline oxidase-like, with amino-acid sequence MKAFSVNALVLLSICMSICVCAVCHQYVDVLQSCLVDHGVNNFSLYPSSGNDRAVYFSLLDFSIQNLRFSDPMTPKPVAIIVPESREQLMDSVVCCRRGAWEIRVRCGGHSYEGSSYVSGDGSPFVVIDMMSLSRVSVDMDSEVAWVEGGATLGQTYYAISEASRVHGFSAGSCPTVGIGGHVAGGGFGLLSRKYGLAADNVVDALLVDADGRLLNRAEMGEEVFWAIRGGGGGVWGIVYAWKIRLLRVPETVTSFTVSRPGSKHDILKLVDMWQHVAPELDDEFYLSAFVGAGLPQTTTIGISATFKGFYLGRKTEAVSILNQVFPELGILEDDCKEMSWIESILYFGDLKTGSSISGLNDRNLQHKNYFKAKSDYVQNPISRTGLKSAIKILEKQPKGYVILDPYGGEMRRISSESIAFPHRQGNLFAIQYLVDWEEEDNLKSRDYIEWIRGFYDAMAPHVSSGPRAAYVNYMDYDLGVMELPNISSAACGDAVEMARTWGEKYFLKNYDRLVRAKTMIDPLNVFRHQQGIPPMSSDCVIAQS; translated from the coding sequence ATGAAGGCGTTCAGCGTAAATGCACTTGTTCTTTTAAGCATTTGCATGTCGATTTGCGTTTGTGCAGTCTGTCATCAGTATGTAGACGTGCTTCAATCTTGCTTGGTTGATCATGGTGTGAATAACTTCTCTCTGTACCCGAGTTCTGGAAATGATCGAGCTGTTTACTTCAGTTTACTCGATTTTTCTATCCAAAATCTCCGTTTTTCGGATCCCATGACGCCTAAGCCGGTGGCCATTATCGTGCCAGAGAGCAGGGAGCAGCTGATGGACAGTGTTGTATGCTGCAGGAGAGGAGCATGGGAGATCAGAGTTAGATGTGGTGGGCACAGCTACGAGGGGTCATCGTATGTATCCGGTGATGGATCACCGTTTGTTGTGATCGACATGATGAGCCTGAGTCGAGTTTCTGTGGACATGGACTCGGAAGTTGCTTGGGTTGAAGGTGGAGCAACACTCGGCCAGACCTATTATGCCATTTCTGAGGCGAGCCGTGTGCACGGATTTTCAGCTGGTTCTTGCCCCACCGTCGGGATAGGAGGGCACGTAGCGGGTGGTGGATTTGGCTTATTGTCGAGAAAATACGGCCTGGCTGCTGATAATGTGGTCGACGCACTTCTTGTTGATGCGGATGGCAGGTTGCTGAACAGGGCAGAAATGGGAGAGGAGGTGTTTTGGGCCATCCGTGGAGGCGGAGGAGGCGTTTGGGGCATCGTTTATGCCTGGAAAATCCGTCTGCTGAGAGTGCCTGAAACCGTGACAAGTTTCACTGTTTCCAGGCCAGGGTCGAAACATGACATTTTGAAACTAGTCGACATGTGGCAGCACGTAGCCCCGGAGCTAGACGATGAATTCTACCTGTCGGCCTTTGTTGGTGCCGGATTGCCACAAACGACAACTATTGGGATTTCGGCTACGTTTAAGGGGTTCTACTTAGGCAGGAAAACAGAAGCTGTCTCAATCTTGAATCAAGTGTTTCCAGAATTAGGAATCCTTGAAGATGACTGCAAGGAAATGAGTTGGATTGAGTCCATTCTCTACTTCGGAGATTTGAAAACCGGGAGCTCCATTTCTGGCTTGAACGATCGGAATCTGCAACACAAGAACTACTTCAAGGCAAAATCAGACTACGTGCAGAATCCTATATCAAGAACAGGGCTAAAATCAGCTATAAAAATACTCGAAAAACAGCCTAAGGGGTATGTCATTTTAGACCCTTACGGTGGAGAAATGAGGAGAATCAGCAGCGAGTCGATCGCATTCCCTCACAGACAAGGCAACCTTTTCGCAATCCAGTACTTGGTTGACTGGGAAGAAGAAGACAACCTCAAAAGCCGAGACTACATAGAGTGGATAAGAGGCTTTTACGATGCTATGGCACCACACGTCTCGTCGGGTCCGAGGGCAGCTTATGTGAACTACATGGACTATGATCTTGGAGTTATGGAGTTGCCGAACATCAGCAGTGCAGCATGTGGTGATGCTGTGGAGATGGCTAGGACATGGGGGGAGAAGTACTTCTTGAAAAACTATGATAGGTTGGTTAGAGCTAAGACAATGATTGACCCCTTGAATGTGTTTAGACATCAACAAGGGATTCCTCCAATGTCTAGTGATTGTGTGATAGCAcaatcatga